The following are encoded together in the Desulfococcus multivorans genome:
- the der gene encoding ribosome biogenesis GTPase Der encodes MKPIVTLVGRPNVGKSTLFNRITRSRNALVDNFPGVTRDRIYGQAVWNGVEFTLVDTGGFAEDDQDFFAGPIRAQIRQAVQDADVVILIMDGKGGVSPFDRDLMTVLRSSEKPVLYAVNKIDGEEQEERLYEFYSLGIDVPFPISAEHGYGVSDLLDELVSVIPPSRPEPAEEMIKIAVVGRPNAGKSSLINRMLGEERLVVSELPGTTRDAVDSIFKVNDKSYCLIDTAGIRRKGKVTRKLEKFSIIKSLRSLDRCDIALIVIDAADGITDQDVSIAGYAHERGCGCILLLNKWDLVEKDKHTAKAYYDRLRLAAKFLSFAPAMTISALTGQRVSRIFSRVDAVYAQYTTRITTGQLNKVLGEALIRNEPPLHQGKRLKFYYAAQVSTRPPTFVCFVNYPDAVHFSYERYLINQIREGTGLTQTPIRLLLRQRTGRIEFGKKKPIKDRKKSRR; translated from the coding sequence ATGAAACCCATTGTCACCCTTGTTGGACGCCCTAACGTGGGCAAATCGACCCTATTCAACCGTATCACCCGTTCCAGGAACGCCCTGGTGGACAATTTTCCAGGGGTGACACGGGACCGTATCTACGGACAGGCCGTCTGGAACGGCGTGGAATTCACACTGGTCGATACGGGCGGGTTCGCCGAGGATGACCAGGATTTTTTTGCGGGCCCCATTCGGGCCCAGATCCGCCAGGCCGTTCAGGATGCGGATGTGGTGATCCTCATCATGGACGGCAAGGGGGGCGTATCGCCTTTCGATCGGGACCTGATGACAGTGTTGCGGAGTTCGGAAAAGCCGGTGCTCTATGCCGTGAACAAGATTGACGGGGAGGAGCAGGAGGAGCGGCTGTATGAATTTTACAGCCTGGGCATCGACGTCCCGTTTCCCATTTCCGCTGAGCACGGTTACGGCGTGTCGGATCTTCTGGACGAACTCGTGTCGGTCATTCCGCCTTCCAGGCCCGAACCGGCCGAGGAGATGATCAAGATAGCGGTGGTGGGAAGACCCAATGCCGGGAAATCTTCCCTGATCAACCGAATGTTAGGGGAGGAGCGTCTTGTTGTGAGCGAACTGCCCGGAACCACTCGGGACGCCGTGGATTCCATCTTCAAGGTCAACGATAAATCCTATTGTCTCATCGACACCGCAGGCATCCGACGCAAGGGAAAGGTCACCCGGAAGCTGGAAAAATTTTCCATCATCAAGTCCTTGAGAAGCCTGGACAGGTGCGACATCGCCTTGATCGTCATCGATGCCGCCGACGGTATCACGGATCAGGATGTCAGTATTGCGGGCTACGCCCACGAAAGGGGTTGCGGCTGTATTTTGCTCCTCAACAAGTGGGACCTGGTGGAAAAGGATAAACATACCGCCAAGGCCTATTATGATCGGCTCCGCCTCGCGGCGAAATTTCTGAGCTTCGCCCCGGCCATGACCATTTCAGCCTTGACGGGGCAGCGGGTGTCCAGGATATTCTCCCGGGTGGATGCCGTCTATGCCCAGTACACCACTCGAATCACCACCGGTCAACTCAACAAGGTCCTCGGCGAAGCCCTTATCCGAAACGAACCGCCGCTTCACCAGGGAAAACGACTCAAATTCTACTACGCCGCCCAGGTCTCCACCCGGCCGCCAACCTTTGTCTGCTTTGTCAATTATCCCGATGCGGTTCATTTTTCCTACGAAAGATATCTGATCAACCAGATCCGGGAAGGGACCGGTCTGACCCAGACCCCCATCCGCCTCCTGTTGCGTCAGCGGACCGGTCGAATCGAGTTCGGAAAGAAAAAGCCGATCAAGGACCGAAAGAAAAGCCGACGATAG